One Sodalinema gerasimenkoae IPPAS B-353 DNA segment encodes these proteins:
- the recQ gene encoding DNA helicase RecQ produces the protein MSASPSDSLDRALKQYFGYDRFRPGQQGIIQASLQNQDQLVIMPTGGGKSLCFQLPALLRPGVTVVVSPLIALMQDQVDSLQANGLGATFLNSTLKGLEARDRIQAVRQGNIKLLYVAPERLLSEHFLEFLNQLRSQPGLSGFAIDEAHCVSEWGHDFRPEYRQLSRLRQYHPDVPVTALTATATDRVRQDIIQQLSLKRPQVHIASFYRPNLAYEVRPKGRDSYQQIYQLVRQGGAGIIYCLSRRQVDELADKLRQDGIEALPYHAGMSDADRSNNQTRFIRDDVQVMVATIAFGMGINKPDVRFVIHYDLPKTLESYYQETGRAGRDGEPAQCILFLSYGDASKVEWIISQKADEQEQRIARQQLRQVIDYADSTECRPSILLRYFGETLGEPCQTCDNCRNPKPVEDWTVEAMKFLSCVARCRERFGVTHIIDVLRGSKKQKIKQYRHDRLSTYGIGKDRTVDQWRALARTLKHRGFVDETDDGYPVLKLNALSWEIMRQQRKVEVALPRTVSAFEGDRRSPLAVEAEALMFQLRALRKQIANERSAAPYTIFPDSTLRLMAQQRPQTLAEFGQLSGRLNPTTYGPATAANLGGVWATLGCGAL, from the coding sequence GTGTCCGCTTCCCCATCAGACTCTCTCGATCGCGCCCTCAAACAATACTTTGGTTATGATCGCTTCCGTCCCGGTCAACAGGGGATTATCCAGGCCTCCCTGCAAAACCAGGATCAATTGGTGATTATGCCCACGGGGGGTGGGAAATCTTTGTGTTTTCAACTTCCGGCTCTGTTACGTCCTGGGGTTACGGTGGTGGTCTCTCCTCTCATCGCCCTGATGCAAGATCAGGTTGATAGCTTACAGGCTAATGGGTTGGGGGCTACATTCTTGAATAGTACCCTGAAAGGTCTCGAAGCTCGCGATCGCATCCAGGCCGTCCGCCAGGGTAACATCAAACTGCTCTACGTCGCCCCAGAACGACTGTTAAGTGAGCATTTCTTAGAGTTCCTCAATCAACTGCGATCGCAACCGGGCCTATCGGGATTCGCCATCGACGAGGCCCATTGCGTCTCAGAATGGGGCCATGACTTTCGCCCGGAATATCGCCAACTCTCGCGGCTACGGCAGTATCACCCCGATGTTCCTGTCACAGCCCTCACGGCCACCGCCACCGATCGCGTCCGTCAGGATATCATCCAGCAACTGTCTCTGAAGCGGCCCCAAGTCCATATCGCCAGCTTCTACCGCCCCAATCTTGCCTACGAAGTCCGCCCCAAGGGACGAGATAGCTACCAACAAATCTACCAACTGGTGCGCCAGGGAGGGGCGGGAATTATCTACTGTCTCAGTCGTCGTCAAGTCGATGAACTCGCCGACAAACTGCGTCAAGATGGCATTGAGGCCCTACCTTATCATGCAGGAATGAGCGACGCGGATCGCTCCAACAACCAAACTCGCTTCATCCGCGACGATGTGCAAGTGATGGTCGCTACCATCGCCTTTGGAATGGGCATCAACAAACCCGATGTGCGTTTTGTGATTCACTATGATTTACCCAAAACCCTAGAAAGTTATTATCAAGAAACCGGCCGCGCTGGGCGAGATGGAGAACCGGCTCAATGTATTCTCTTTCTCAGTTATGGCGATGCCAGTAAAGTCGAGTGGATTATCAGCCAAAAAGCTGATGAACAGGAACAACGAATTGCGCGTCAACAGTTGCGCCAAGTCATCGACTATGCCGACAGTACTGAATGTCGTCCTAGTATCCTGCTACGGTACTTTGGCGAAACCCTCGGCGAACCCTGTCAAACCTGTGATAACTGCCGTAATCCTAAGCCAGTGGAGGATTGGACAGTTGAGGCCATGAAGTTCCTCTCCTGTGTGGCGCGCTGTCGAGAACGGTTTGGGGTGACTCATATTATTGATGTGTTGCGAGGCTCGAAAAAGCAGAAAATTAAGCAATATCGCCATGATCGCCTCTCCACCTATGGGATTGGCAAAGATCGCACCGTAGATCAATGGCGGGCCTTGGCCCGAACCCTGAAACATCGCGGTTTTGTGGATGAAACCGATGATGGCTATCCCGTTTTGAAACTCAATGCCCTCAGTTGGGAGATTATGCGCCAACAGCGCAAGGTTGAAGTGGCGCTTCCCCGTACCGTCAGTGCCTTCGAGGGCGATCGCCGCAGTCCCTTAGCCGTCGAAGCTGAGGCCCTTATGTTTCAACTGCGGGCGTTGCGCAAACAAATCGCCAATGAACGTTCCGCAGCCCCCTACACGATTTTCCCCGACTCAACCCTACGACTTATGGCCCAGCAACGGCCGCAAACCTTGGCGGAGTTTGGGCAACTCTCGGGACGACTCAACCCTACGACTTATGGCCCAGCAACGGCCGCAAACCTTGGCGGAGTTTGGGCAACTCTCGGGTGTGGGGCGCTATAA
- a CDS encoding HRDC domain-containing protein → MAQQRPQTLAEFGQLSGVGRYKLEHYGDRFVALIREFTTGSGAL, encoded by the coding sequence ATGGCCCAGCAACGGCCGCAAACCTTGGCGGAGTTTGGGCAACTCTCGGGTGTGGGGCGCTATAAACTAGAGCATTATGGCGATCGCTTTGTGGCCCTAATTCGCGAGTTTACAACGGGGAGTGGGGCGCTATAA
- a CDS encoding helix-turn-helix domain-containing protein gives MGRYKLEHYGDRFVALIREFTTGEASAPPKRPTSRPATTALSDTHRETLALCQQGKSVEDIALARNLTPSTIYGHLERLLHAGEEIDINALVPPDHQQPIRQAIRALNTDKLKPVYEYLGGVYPYEEIRLVKAVIKREGHRVSQNSEPSPTHLYSLELHQKGLDVGAIAQERNLRPSRIVRHLAELLEMGQPVDLDRLVPPEQQREIEQVCERHPGATLEVLWTYLSDRVSKEALRLVYGAWRAKQRQPSNSP, from the coding sequence GTGGGGCGCTATAAACTAGAGCATTATGGCGATCGCTTTGTGGCCCTAATTCGCGAGTTTACAACGGGGGAAGCCAGCGCCCCCCCTAAACGCCCAACGAGCCGCCCCGCCACAACTGCCCTGAGCGACACCCACCGAGAAACGTTAGCGTTATGTCAACAGGGCAAAAGCGTTGAGGATATTGCCCTGGCTCGTAATCTCACCCCCAGTACCATTTATGGCCACCTCGAACGGCTCCTCCATGCGGGAGAGGAGATTGATATAAATGCTCTGGTTCCCCCGGATCATCAACAGCCGATTCGTCAGGCCATCCGCGCCCTGAATACAGATAAATTGAAACCAGTGTATGAGTATCTTGGCGGCGTCTATCCCTATGAGGAAATTCGCTTAGTGAAAGCGGTGATTAAGCGGGAGGGCCATCGCGTCTCCCAGAACTCGGAACCGAGTCCAACTCATCTCTATAGTCTAGAGTTACATCAGAAAGGATTAGACGTTGGGGCGATCGCCCAGGAACGGAATTTACGCCCCTCTCGCATTGTGCGCCACTTAGCGGAACTGTTGGAAATGGGACAACCGGTGGATTTAGATCGGTTGGTTCCCCCGGAACAGCAACGGGAGATTGAACAAGTCTGCGAACGGCATCCTGGCGCTACGTTAGAGGTGTTATGGACTTATCTGAGCGATCGCGTCTCCAAAGAAGCCCTCAGACTCGTTTATGGGGCTTGGCGTGCCAAACAGCGTCAACCGTCTAATTCCCCATAA
- a CDS encoding helix-turn-helix domain-containing protein, translating to MAQQRPQTLAEFGQLSGVGRYKLEHYGDRFVALIREFTTGEASAPPKRPTSRPATTALSDTHRETLALCQQGKSVEDIALARNLTPSTIYGHLERLLHAGEEIDINALVPPDHQQPIRQAIRALNTDKLKPVYEYLGGVYPYEEIRLVKAVIKREGHRVSQNSEPSPTHLYSLELHQKGLDVGAIAQERNLRPSRIVRHLAELLEMGQPVDLDRLVPPEQQREIEQVCERHPGATLEVLWTYLSDRVSKEALRLVYGAWRAKQRQPSNSP from the coding sequence ATGGCCCAGCAACGGCCGCAAACCTTGGCGGAGTTTGGGCAACTCTCGGGGGTGGGGCGCTATAAACTAGAGCATTATGGCGATCGCTTTGTGGCCCTAATTCGCGAGTTTACAACGGGGGAAGCCAGCGCCCCCCCTAAACGCCCAACGAGCCGCCCCGCCACAACTGCCCTGAGCGACACCCACCGAGAAACGTTAGCGTTATGTCAACAGGGCAAAAGCGTTGAGGATATTGCCCTGGCTCGTAATCTCACCCCCAGTACCATTTATGGCCACCTCGAACGGCTCCTCCATGCGGGAGAGGAGATTGATATAAATGCTCTGGTTCCCCCGGATCATCAACAGCCGATTCGTCAGGCCATCCGCGCCCTGAATACAGATAAATTGAAACCAGTGTATGAGTATCTTGGCGGCGTCTATCCCTATGAGGAAATTCGCTTAGTGAAAGCGGTGATTAAGCGGGAGGGCCATCGCGTCTCCCAGAACTCGGAACCGAGTCCAACTCATCTCTATAGTCTAGAGTTACATCAGAAAGGATTAGACGTTGGGGCGATCGCCCAGGAACGGAATTTACGCCCCTCTCGCATTGTGCGCCACTTAGCGGAACTGTTGGAAATGGGACAACCGGTGGATTTAGATCGGTTGGTTCCCCCGGAACAGCAACGGGAGATTGAACAAGTCTGCGAACGGCATCCTGGCGCTACGTTAGAGGTGTTATGGACTTATCTGAGCGATCGCGTCTCCAAAGAAGCCCTCAGACTCGTTTATGGGGCTTGGCGTGCCAAACAGCGTCAACCGTCTAATTCCCCATAA
- a CDS encoding nucleotidyltransferase family protein, with product MKKQQILEILENHKGILQEQYGIKHLALFGSTARDTATETSDIDILISFEGIANSQRYFSTLFYLEDLLQKPIDLITDKAIRSELRPHIESDLIYV from the coding sequence ATGAAAAAACAACAAATATTAGAAATTCTAGAGAACCATAAAGGCATACTTCAGGAACAATATGGTATAAAACACCTTGCGTTATTTGGCTCTACTGCCCGTGATACCGCTACTGAAACCAGCGACATTGATATATTAATCAGCTTTGAAGGAATCGCCAACAGTCAACGCTACTTTAGTACATTATTTTACCTAGAAGACCTTCTACAAAAACCCATTGACCTCATTACAGATAAGGCCATTCGCTCCGAACTACGCCCCCATATTGAATCAGACCTCATTTATGTGTAA
- a CDS encoding alpha/beta fold hydrolase, translating to MTDIDIGWQHCYIDTNRIRLHCVTQGEGDLVVLLHGFPEFWYSWRYQIPALARHFKVVVPDLRGYNDSDKPSSGYDLDTLSQDVRGTIAALGYRSAHIVGHDWGGAIAWHLAHTYPESINRLAILNAPHPHQFTQALASNFDQLRRSWYVLALQVPSLPEWVIRNNLKDFVQNIFRENAIRKGAFGQEDNQIYQAALEKPGVLNSIVKYYRQLSAPQTWLKSWGRSLDPITAPTLVLWGEDDSFLSTSLTQGFETLISAPFQLELISQCGHWIQQEVPQTVNRKLLNFLTVK from the coding sequence ATGACAGATATCGATATTGGCTGGCAGCACTGTTATATTGACACCAACCGCATCCGACTGCATTGTGTAACCCAAGGGGAAGGGGATCTCGTCGTCCTTCTCCATGGGTTTCCCGAATTTTGGTATTCCTGGCGCTATCAGATCCCGGCGCTGGCCCGTCATTTTAAAGTGGTCGTTCCCGATTTACGGGGCTATAACGACTCTGACAAACCGTCAAGCGGCTATGATCTCGACACCCTCAGCCAAGATGTGCGAGGGACTATTGCCGCATTGGGCTATCGTAGCGCCCATATTGTGGGTCATGACTGGGGAGGGGCGATCGCCTGGCATCTGGCCCATACCTATCCCGAGTCCATCAATCGCCTCGCCATCCTCAACGCCCCCCATCCCCACCAGTTTACCCAAGCCCTCGCCAGTAACTTCGACCAACTCCGCCGCAGTTGGTATGTGCTGGCCTTACAAGTCCCCAGCCTCCCCGAATGGGTGATTCGTAACAACCTCAAAGACTTCGTACAAAATATTTTCCGGGAAAACGCCATTCGCAAAGGGGCCTTTGGTCAGGAAGATAACCAAATTTACCAAGCCGCCCTGGAAAAACCCGGCGTGCTGAACTCCATCGTCAAGTATTATCGTCAACTCTCCGCCCCCCAAACCTGGCTCAAAAGCTGGGGGCGATCGCTCGATCCTATTACAGCTCCCACTCTAGTTCTCTGGGGCGAAGACGACTCGTTCCTGAGTACCAGTCTTACCCAAGGCTTTGAAACCCTCATCAGCGCCCCCTTTCAACTCGAACTGATTTCTCAATGTGGCCATTGGATTCAGCAAGAGGTGCCGCAAACCGTCAATCGCAAACTCCTGAACTTCCTCACCGTCAAATAG
- a CDS encoding DUF1815 family protein, which yields MFIRLAEQHRQFVQELVMNLKALAIVLERRGYLASCYTCGSQMNSASFMVSLGDNHLIRFLVSDYGITWTEMRDDRELMKLEGAEAIAQLQELANLVKYQIAPQDYRPTAVQQA from the coding sequence GTGTTTATACGACTTGCCGAACAGCATCGTCAATTCGTCCAAGAATTGGTGATGAATCTAAAAGCTTTAGCCATTGTGCTGGAGCGTCGGGGCTATCTGGCTTCGTGCTACACCTGCGGCAGTCAGATGAACAGCGCGTCGTTTATGGTTAGCCTAGGCGACAATCATCTTATCCGTTTCCTGGTGTCCGACTATGGAATCACCTGGACTGAGATGCGCGACGATCGCGAACTGATGAAGCTCGAAGGAGCCGAAGCCATTGCCCAACTGCAAGAGTTAGCCAATCTGGTGAAATACCAAATTGCCCCGCAAGATTATCGCCCAACGGCGGTCCAACAGGCGTAA
- a CDS encoding DUF2839 domain-containing protein, whose protein sequence is MGESKRRKEALGEKYGQEPHILPWLPITKRQSEQFLKWSSRGAWAGIVALILVWLTVVFIAPSFGWWGLGS, encoded by the coding sequence ATGGGTGAATCCAAACGTCGCAAAGAAGCTCTAGGCGAAAAGTACGGTCAGGAGCCTCACATCCTGCCCTGGCTGCCAATTACGAAACGACAGTCGGAGCAATTCCTCAAATGGTCGAGCCGAGGGGCTTGGGCAGGAATTGTCGCCCTCATTCTTGTTTGGCTAACGGTGGTCTTCATCGCTCCATCGTTTGGCTGGTGGGGACTGGGTTCGTAA
- a CDS encoding LON peptidase substrate-binding domain-containing protein, which translates to MATSSSIAVRELPLFPLPEVVLFPGRPLPLHIFEFRYRMMMNTILDSDRRFGVLMWDPNRREAAPVGCCAEIIQHQRLPDDRLKIWTMGQQRFRVLDYVREKPYYVGLVEWIEDRPPEQDLHRLAADVEELLRDVVRLSAKLMDREIELPEDIPSLPTELSYWVAGNLYGVASEQQTLLEMQDTATRLERESEILTTTRNHLAARTVLKDTFNPS; encoded by the coding sequence ATGGCCACCTCGTCTTCTATCGCTGTTCGAGAACTTCCTTTATTTCCTCTTCCGGAGGTCGTCCTGTTTCCCGGTAGACCCCTGCCGCTACATATTTTTGAATTTCGCTACCGCATGATGATGAACACCATCCTCGATAGCGATCGCCGCTTTGGGGTACTCATGTGGGATCCAAACCGTCGCGAAGCGGCTCCCGTCGGCTGTTGTGCCGAAATCATCCAACATCAGCGGCTACCGGACGATCGCCTAAAAATTTGGACGATGGGCCAACAGCGGTTTCGGGTCTTGGACTATGTCCGAGAAAAGCCTTACTATGTTGGTTTAGTGGAATGGATCGAAGACCGTCCCCCAGAACAAGATCTGCATCGCTTAGCTGCGGATGTGGAAGAACTGTTACGGGATGTGGTTCGCCTCTCGGCTAAGTTAATGGATCGGGAGATTGAACTCCCCGAAGATATTCCCAGCTTGCCCACAGAACTGTCCTATTGGGTGGCCGGCAATCTCTATGGCGTGGCCTCAGAACAGCAAACTCTGCTGGAAATGCAAGACACTGCCACTCGCTTGGAGCGAGAATCGGAAATTCTAACCACCACCCGAAATCATCTGGCGGCGCGAACCGTCCTTAAAGACACCTTTAACCCCTCTTAA
- the rpsJ gene encoding 30S ribosomal protein S10, with amino-acid sequence MATIQQQKIRIRLKAFDRRLLDTSCDKIVDTANRTSATAVGPIPLPTKRRIYCVLRSPHVDKDSREHFETRTHRRIIDIYQPSSKTIDALMKLDLPAGVDIEVKL; translated from the coding sequence ATGGCAACGATTCAGCAGCAAAAAATTCGCATTCGCTTAAAAGCCTTTGACCGTCGCCTTCTCGATACATCTTGCGACAAAATTGTAGATACTGCCAACCGTACCAGCGCTACCGCTGTTGGCCCGATTCCTCTACCCACCAAACGCCGCATTTATTGTGTTCTGCGATCGCCCCACGTCGATAAAGACTCTCGTGAACACTTTGAAACCCGCACCCACCGCCGCATTATCGATATTTATCAACCCTCCTCAAAAACAATTGATGCCCTGATGAAGCTGGATCTGCCTGCTGGGGTTGATATTGAGGTCAAACTTTAA
- the tuf gene encoding elongation factor Tu, translated as MARAKFERNKPHVNIGTIGHVDHGKTTLTAAITATLAVTGQAKARKYADIDAAPEEKERGITINTAHVEYETTQRHYAHVDCPGHADYVKNMITGAAQMDGAILVVSAADGPMPQTREHILLARQVGVPSLVVFLNKQDQVDDEELLELVELEVRELLSEYDFPGDDIPIVTGSALKAIEALEANPTVGAGEDEWVDKILKLMEEVDAYVPTPERDVDKDFLMAVEDVFSITGRGTVATGRIERGIIKVGDTVELVGIKDTRSTTVTGVEMFQKTLDQGMAGDNVGVLLRGIQKGDIERGMVLAKPGTINPHTKFEAEVYILNKNEGGRHTPFFPGYRPQFYVRTTDVTGTISDFTADDGSDAEMVMPGDRIKMTVELINPVAIEQGMRFAIREGGRTVGAGAVAKILQ; from the coding sequence ATGGCACGCGCAAAATTTGAACGCAACAAACCCCACGTCAACATCGGTACCATCGGTCACGTTGACCACGGGAAAACCACGCTAACCGCTGCAATCACGGCAACTCTGGCTGTGACCGGTCAGGCGAAAGCTCGTAAGTATGCTGACATTGACGCAGCACCTGAAGAGAAAGAGCGGGGAATCACCATCAACACCGCTCACGTTGAGTACGAAACAACTCAACGTCACTACGCTCACGTGGACTGCCCCGGTCACGCGGACTATGTGAAAAACATGATCACCGGAGCCGCTCAGATGGACGGCGCGATCCTGGTGGTGTCTGCGGCTGACGGTCCCATGCCTCAAACCCGTGAGCATATCCTCTTGGCTCGTCAGGTGGGCGTTCCTAGCTTGGTAGTCTTCTTGAACAAACAAGACCAAGTCGATGACGAAGAACTCCTCGAATTGGTTGAACTTGAAGTTCGTGAACTCCTGAGCGAGTACGACTTCCCCGGCGATGATATTCCCATCGTCACTGGCTCTGCTCTCAAAGCCATTGAAGCTCTCGAAGCCAACCCCACTGTCGGTGCTGGTGAAGATGAGTGGGTTGACAAAATCCTCAAACTCATGGAAGAAGTGGACGCTTATGTGCCCACCCCTGAGCGTGATGTGGACAAAGACTTCTTGATGGCAGTTGAGGACGTCTTCTCGATTACCGGTCGGGGGACTGTTGCTACCGGACGGATTGAGCGCGGTATCATCAAAGTCGGCGACACCGTGGAACTCGTGGGCATTAAAGATACCCGCAGCACCACCGTCACCGGTGTGGAAATGTTCCAGAAAACCTTGGATCAAGGGATGGCTGGCGACAACGTCGGTGTGCTCCTGCGTGGGATTCAAAAAGGTGATATTGAGCGGGGCATGGTGTTGGCTAAACCCGGCACAATCAACCCTCACACCAAGTTTGAAGCTGAGGTGTACATCCTCAACAAAAATGAAGGTGGCCGTCACACTCCCTTCTTCCCCGGCTACCGTCCTCAGTTCTATGTGCGGACCACTGACGTGACCGGAACCATCAGCGACTTCACCGCTGACGATGGTAGTGATGCTGAAATGGTCATGCCTGGCGATCGCATCAAAATGACCGTTGAGTTGATCAACCCGGTGGCGATCGAACAGGGAATGCGCTTTGCTATTCGTGAAGGCGGTCGCACCGTCGGCGCGGGTGCTGTGGCGAAAATCCTCCAGTAG